Part of the Terriglobia bacterium genome, ATGCAACGTCTATACGAAGTGGTTCGAGCACATCGCGGAGTTTCAGAAGTCGCCGCTGTTCATGCTGGACGTGCCGTTTCTGCGCACCGATTCGCCGAGCAAGGAGGACATTGCCTACGTGGTGCGGCAGCTGCACGATCTGGTGAAGCAGCTGGAGCAGATCAGCGGGAAGAAATTCGACATGGACCGGTTCCGGGAGGCGGTGCGGAATTCGGCGCGGGTGGAGGAGTTGTGGTCGCGCATCAAGCATCTCTCGAGGAAAAAACCGTCTCCCTATGATGCGTATTTCGACGCCATCTCGCTGATGGGGCCGCTGTATGTGTATCGCGCGAATCCGCGCGGGGTGCACTTTTTCGAGGTGGCGCTGAAAGAATACGAGGGGATGGTGGAGCGCGGCGAAGGGCCGTTCGAAAAGGAGAAATTCCGGGTGGTGCTGGAAGGGCCGCCGCCGTATCCGTTCTTCCGCACGTTCCGGGACATGTTCGCGAAGTGGGGAGCGTGCGCGGTGGCTTCGACATATTCGACGGTGGGCGGGCTGTGGGAGTTCGGTTTCCGGCACGATCCCGCGGAGCCGTTCGAGGCGATCGCGCTGCACATGATCGAAAACAACGTAACCAATCGCAACTACCTGCAGCGCTACGACCAGATCCGGCGGTATGTGGAGGAGTGGAACGCGGACGGGCTGATCATCCACTTCGTGAAGAGCTGCCGGCTGTTTTCTGCGGGGCAGGGAGACATGCGCGATTACTTCACGAAGGAGCTGGGGATCCCGACGCTGTATCTCGAGTCGGACATCGAGGACCCGCGCTACTTCTCCGAGGCGCAGATCAAGAACCGCATGGACGCGTTTTTCGAATCGCTGGGGCATGCCCCGGCGCGCACGGTGGCGCAACTGGGTGCGGGAAGGGCGGGCTCGGGCATTCCCATGGTTCCCACCCAGAGTCCGAAGTTGAAGGTCTTGAATTGAGGAGCGAGGTGAAGACGATGCGCTATGCAGCGGGAGTGGACGTCGGATCGACGCAGACCAAGGCGGTCATCCTGCAGGACGACGGGAACGAGAAGAAGATGATCGCCACGGCGCTGGTGGATACCGGCGCGAACGTGCAGAAGGCCGGGGGCAACGGCTTTCAGGCGGCGTGCAAGGAGGCCGGGATTGCGCCGGAGCAAGTGGGCTACGTGGTGGGCACGGGCTACGGGCGGTACAAGATTCAGTTCGGCAATACGCAGATGACGGAGATCAGCTGCCACGCGCGCGGCGCACATTTTCTCTTTCCCAACACGCGCACGGTGATCGATATGGGAGGGCAGGACAGCAAGGCCATCAGCATCGGCCCAGAGGGGAACGTGCTGGATTTCGTGATGAACGACAAATGCGCCGCGGGGACCGGGCGGTTCCTGGCCAACGCCGCCGATGTGCTGGCGATGCCGCTCGATGACATGGGGCCGTTTTCGCTCAAGGGAAAGAATCCGGTGAAGATCACGACGGTGTGCACGGTGTTCGTCGAGTCGGACATTCTTTCCTATCTGGCGCAGGGAAAGAAGGCGGAAGACGTGCTGAGCGGTGTGAACCTGGCGATCGCACGGCGGACGGTCTCTCTGGCGCGGCGCGTGCCGGTCGAGCCGGCGATCACCATGACCGGCGGGGTAGCGCGCAACGTGGGGATGGTGAAGGCGCTTGAGGACGTGCTGGGAGTGAAACTGCAGATCAGCCCGCTGGCGCATTTTGCGGGAGCGATTGGCGCAGCTTTGTATGCTCTGGAAAAAATGGATCAGGATTCCCAACCGGGAGTCCAGGATGGTGCGCATGTTGCGAATCGCGGGAATTGACGTCGGCACGGGATTTACCAAGGCGGTGGTGATCGGAGTGGCTTCGGCGGACGGGCAAACGCCCGCGGCGGAGGGCGCGCCTGAAATTCTGGGGCGTGCATCGCTGCGCACGGGAGTGGAGATGGAGAAGGCGGCGCGCGAAGCGCTGGCCGCGGCGCTGGAAGCGGCCGGGCAGCGGGATGCGGAGGTGCGCTACGTAGCCGCGACGGGCTTCGGGCGGCATGCCGTCTCTTTCCGCGACATCCAGATCACGGAAATCACCAGCAGCGCGCGCGGCGCGCGGTTCCTCTATCCGCATGCCACCTGCGTGCTGGACATCGGCAGCCAAACCACGCGGGCGATCACGCTGACGGAGACCGGGCGGGTCAACCAGTTCAAGTCCAATGACAAGTGCGCGGCCGGATCGGGGAGCTTCATCGCGCGGGCCACCAAGTATCTGGAAATTCCGCTGGAGCAGGCCGGAGAAAAAGCGCTCGACGCGGACAAGCCGCAGGCCATCAGCAGCATCTGCGCGGTGCTGGCGGAGAGCGAAATCATCAACCACGTTAGCGCCGGGGTGAGCCTGGAGAACATTCTGGCGGGGATCTACGAATCGCTGGCCGACCGCGCCGGGATGCTGCTGAAGCGCACCGGGATGGGCAAGGACCTGGTGTTCATCGGCGGGGTGGCGCGGCAGCGCGGCATGCTGCGGGCGCTCGAGAACCGGCTGAAGGTGACAGTGCACGTTCCCGAGAACGCCGAATACGTGTGCGCGCTGGGAGCGGCGCTGCTGGGACTGCAGCGGCTGCGGGCCACGGAGAATGCGCGGCGCACGGAAACGGCGGGCAATTCCGCCACGGTCGCCGCCTAAGGCGGCCACCGGGCCATCGCGGCACGGCGCGGGGGAAGGGGGCTTCCTCCTGCGGAGCACGCGCGCAGTTCCAGATGTCGGCTATAATTCCCGCCTGTGACCCCCGTTCTCGATTCCATCCGCGTAGTAGAAATGACCGAGGCCATGGCCGGGCCGTATTGCGCCATGTTGCTGGGCGATTTTGGCGCGGACGTGATCAAGGTGGAGCGGCCGGGCGTGGGCGACCAGGCGCGCGGGTGGGGCCCGCCGTTTGTGGGCAGCGAATCGGCGTACTTCCTGGCCGCCAATCGCAACAAGAGATCGCTGACGCTGAACTACGATCAGCCGCGCGGCGCGGAGATGCTGCAGCGGCTGTTGGCGACGGCGGACGTGTTTGTGGTGAACCAGCCGGTGCTGGCGTCGCTCGAGAAGCGCGGGATCGATCCGCAAACGCTGTGCGCGAAATATCCGCGGCTCATCTACTGCAGCATTACCGGATACGGATTTACGGGGCCGAAAGCGGGGATGCCGGGGTACGACATCCTGGCGCAGGCCGAAGCGGGAGTGATGAGCTTTACCGGGGAGCCGGAAGGCAGCCCGATGCGCTATCCAATCGCCATCGCGGACATGACCTGCGGGATGTACGCGGTGATGGGGATACTGGGAGCGCTGTTCGCGCGGGAGAGAAGCGGGCAGGGGCAGTTCCTGGAGGTGGCGCTGTTCGATGCGCAACTGACGTGGCTGGCCAACGCGGGCAGCAGCTACCTGAATGCGGGGGAATTGCCGCGGCGCTGGGGAAACGCGCACCCGAACATCGTGCCGTACCAGGTGTTCCGCGGAAGCGACGCGCGGCACTTCGTGGTGGGCGTGGGGACGCAGGAGCAGTGGAAACGGCTGCTCCCGATGATGGGATTGGAAGAAGAGCTGGGGAGCGACGCGCGATTTGCGAGCAACGCGCTGCGCATTGCGAACCGCACGGAGCTGATCGAGAAGCTGCAGAAGCGCTTTGCGCAGGAGCCGGCGGGCTTCTGGCGGGAGAGACTGGCGGCGGCGGACATCCCAGCGGCGGCGATCCACACGGTGGGCGAAGCGCTGGAGGATGCGCAGACGCTGGCGCGCGGGCTGATCGTGCAACTGGAGCATCCGGCGCTGGGGCCGGTGAAGAGCATCGCCAATCCGGTGAACTTTGCGAATACGCCGGTGAGCTACCGGCTTCCGCCGCCGCTGCTGGGGGAACATACCCGGGAGGTGCTGCAGAGCCTGGGGTACAGCGCGGACGAGATGCGGGCCGGGGAGCGCGAAGGGGCGCTCTGAAGCCGGGTGGGGCGCCGCAAGATTCTGTTTGATTTCTCAAATAATTGATTTAATTTCGCCCATTCTACTCTCCGGCGCAGCGGGTCTACGTGTGGATGGGCGAGCGAAACGTACGGAAGTAAGCCGGTTGCCTGCCTTGCGTTTGTCTACCTAAAGAGAAGCGGCCGCCGCGAAATTTCCGCGGGCGGCCGCCTCCTCGGGTGGAACCCGTTGTGCTTTCTGCCGCGCTTACGCCACGGTTACATCCGGGCTCAGATAGACGTCCTGAATCGCGTTGAGCAGGGAGACGCCTTCCTTCATGGGGCGCTGGAAGGCCTTGCGGCCGGAGATAAGGCCCATGCCGCCGGCGCGCTTGTTGATGACCGCGGTGAGCACGGCTTCGGCGAAGTCGTTGGCGCCGGAAGCGCCGCCGCTGTTGATGAGCCCGGCGCGGCCCATGTAGCAGTTGGCCACCTGGTAGCGGCAGAGGTCGATGGGATGGTCGCTCGACAAGTCGGTGTAGATGCGCTTGTCGAACTTGCCGTAGCTGGAGCCTTCGGCATTGAGGGCCTGGAAGCCGCCGTTATTTTCCGGGAGCTTCTGCTTGATGATGTCGGCCTCGATGGTGACGCCGAGGTGGTTGGCTTGGCCGGTGAGGTCGGCGGAGACGTGGTAGTCCTTGTCCTTCTTGAAAGCGCTGTTGCGCAGGTAGCACCACAGGACGGTGGCCATGCCCAGTTCGTGGGCGTGGGCGAAGGCCTGGCTGACTTCGACGATCTGCCGGGCGCTTTCCGGGGAGCCGTAGTAGATGGTGGCGCCGACGGCAGCGGCGCCCAGGTCGTGGGCCTGCTTGACGGTGCCGAACATGATCTGGTCGAACTTGTTGGGATAGGTGAGCAGCTCGTTGTGGTTGATCTTCACGATGAAGGGAATCTTGTGGGCGTATTTGCGGGCCACGGAGCCGAGTACGCCGAAGGTGGAGGCCACGGCGTTGCAGCCGCCCTCGATGGCCAGCTTGACGATGTTTTCGGAGTCGAAGTAGTCGGGGTTCTTGGCGAAGCTGGCGCCGCCGGAGTGCTCGATGCCCTGGTCCACGGGGAGGATGGAGAGATAGCCGCTGCCGCGCAGCCGCCCGGTGGAGTACATGCGGTGCAGGTTGGCGAGAACGCGGTTGTTGCGGTCCGAGAGCGAGCCCACGCGGTCGATGAAGTCCGGCCCGGGAAGGTTCAGGCGCTCCCTGGCGATTTTCGGCGCTTTGAAGCCGAGCAGGTAGTCCGCCTTATCGCCGAGATACTGGGTGATTTGGCTGTTGCTGAGCGTGGTTGCCATGACTCGTTGTCTCCTAAGATGCGGCGGTGGGAAGAAGGCGGGCCGCCGCTGGGTCCATCATCGCTAGCAATTTACCACTTTTTGGGGGAATGGGCTGCGCGGGAAACGGCTCCGGGGCTACTTGGCCGGATAGGGGTAGCCGCGGGCCAGCACCTGTTCCAAGGCAGCGTCGTAGCCGTAGAGGTCGTCGAAGAAGCGCGCTTCGCCGGTTTCCGTGACGACGGCTGTGGCATAGAAGATGAGCACCGGGATGGGGGTGGCCACGCGCACGTGCTGGTTATCCTTTGCTTGTGTGACCGCGAAGCGGTCAACTCCGCTCTGCATGGCGGCTTCCACCTTCTCCAGGTCCCAGCCGGGATTATGCCGCAGAACCCAGGCGGCGAGCAGCGCGGGATTTTCCACGCGGATGCAGCCGTGGCTGAAGTCGCGGCGCGCTTTGGAGAAAAGCTCCGTTGCCGGCGTGCCATGCAGGTAGACGTCGTAGGAATTGGGGAAGAGAATCTTGACCCCGTCGAGAGCGTTCTTGGGGCCGGGGCGCTGGCGGACCTCGAGCGTGCCGGCCTGCAGCTGGCGCAGGACGTCCGGGGTCAGCTCGCCGGTGACCAGCTCGCCGGCGTGGGTGACGACTTCAAAATCGTTCTTGACGAGGTAGGCGGGATCTTTTTCGAGGGCGGGAAGGATCTCGTCGCGCTGCAGGGAAAGCGGCACATTCCAGTAGGGGCGGAAGACAACCTCACCGATGGAGTCGGCGAAGGCCGGGGTTTCATAGCCGTAGGCCTGGCCCACGACGACGTTCATGGAGAGGGCCACGCCGAGGTTCTCATCGAAGGCGCGCAAGCGATATTCGGGGATATTGACGACGACGGGAGGCTGGGCGAATTCGTGAGGGAGCCAGCGCAGGCGCTCGAGAGTGAGCTGGAACTGGCGGATACGGCGCGCGAGCGGGGTATTGAGTTGGGCCAGGGTGTCCGGGCCGAGGAGGCCGTCGGGCTCCAGGCCATGGCGTTCCTGAAAGCGCTTGACGGCGAGCACCAGCGCGCCGCGGTAGATGCGCGTGCGCGGCGGGACGTGCGCTTCGAGGGGGAGATCGCCGAGCAGGCGCAGGAGCTGGGCCAGGCGCGGGAGGCCGGGATAGCGTGCGCCGGGGCGCACGGCGCGCGGGGGAACGGGCAGGAGTTCGCCGCTATCGTGCCGGGCCAGGGCGAGGTAGTGCTGCAAGGCCTGCTGGATGCGGCGATAGACGGGGAACGGCGGCTCGACGCCGGCGAGGACGGCTTTCACACTGGTAGCGCGCACGACACGCTCGCGGACGAATTCGGAGAGGACGTATTTCTTGTGCTCGATGTCAAAGCCGAAATGGAAATAACGCGGGTTGACCTTGCCGATGTGCAGGTCGGAGATGTAGCGCATGAGGCAGACAGTGACGGCGGCGTCGAAGCGTTCGAGATTGCCGGGGGTGGGCGATTGGCGCAGCTGCTCGATGCGCGCGGCCCAGCGCGGGCCGTCGTAGTCCTCGGTATTCAGCCCTTTGTCATCGGCGGAGCGGAAGACGTCGAAGAGGGCCAGGGCCTGGGGAGTGGGCGCGGCGTTCGCGGACCAGGCGAGGGCGTAATTTGTGGGGAGGTAGAAATCGCGAAGCTCGGAGCGATAGTCGGAGAAATCGGGCCAGCGCAGATCGTCCAGCCGGCCGGTGGCGATGATGGCGCGCAGGGTGGCGCCGGGCCCGGCGAGTTGCGGCGGCGCGGGTTCCTGCCGTGCGGGCGGGGCTGCGCGTAAGGAGACGGGAGCCACAAGCGCCAGGGGGAGCAGGAAGAGCAGCGGCGCCTGCAGGCGATTGCGCATTCGCTGTGGCCGCCTCACGGGTCAGCCGTGCACGGCCGCTTCGAACGATTTGATTCCGGTGGCGGCGTCGCGGCCGAGCTGCACGCGGAGGATGCGGCGTCCGCGCTGCGCCAGGGCCTGGAAATCGCCGAGGGCCTGCGCCTGAATGAGCTGCGCGAAGGTGTAGTCGGTTTCCGGGACGGCCAGCGGCTCGGAGGGCTCGTCAAGAAACTGCACGAAGAGGCCGGTATTGGGGCCGCCCTTGTGCAACTGTCCGGTGGAGTGCAGAAAGCGCGGGCCGTAGCCGAGGGTGGTGGCCAGGCGCGTGGTGTCGCGCAGGGTCTTCTGGAGCGAGGCGAGCGCCACGGTGGTGGCGGCGGTGGGAGCGAGATAGGCTTGCAAGGCGATGTAGTCGCCGGGCTGGGCTGTGCCGAGCCAGTCCGCGACGGCTTTCTGCAGCGCGGCGCGGTCGGAGGCGAGGACCGGCGCGTCTGCGGCGGCGCCCTGCGCCGCGCCGGCCATGGCCTGGCGCGCGAGAGTTTTTGCCAGCTCGACGTCCGGCTGGTCGAAAGGCTGAACACCAAGAGCGGCGCCGGCGGCGGCGACGGCCACTTCCCAGCGGAAAAATTCCTGGCCGAGGTTGCTGTTTTCCCCAGATTCGATGCGGATCACCGGGTGGCCCACGGTCTCGAGGGTCTTCAGGCGGGCCTGCTGGCCGGCATCGGCATCCTGCGCTGCGCGCAGCGAGACGAAGACGCGATCCTGGGCGTATTGTTCCGGAGCGCCGAGGGGTTCGCCGGCGACGGGGATAATGCCTTTACCGTTCTTGCCGGTGCTTTCGGCGATGAGCTGTTCGAGCCAGGCGGGGAGCAGGAACAGCGAGGGCGAAGTGACAAAAGTGACTTTGTCGCGGCCGGCGCGGGCCAGTTCCGCGAGCGCTGCGCCCAGAACCAGACCGGGGTTGCTGGTTGCGGGCACGGTGCCGGCGCAGGCCTGGGCCATGCGGCTGGCCGCCTGCAGGAAGCGCGCGACGTCCACGCCGAGGAGCGCGGCGGGGACCAGGCCGAAGTGGGTCAGCGCGGAATAGCGGCCGCCGACATCCGGGAGAGCTTCGAAGACGCGGCGGAAGTTGCGCGCCGCGGCGTGCTTGCCCAGGACCGTGCCGGGATCGGTGATGGCGACGAAGTGGCTGCCAGGGATTTTGGTTTTCTCGGCGACGCGGGCCCAGAAATAGTTGAGGAAAGAGTTGGGCTCGATGGTCGTGCCGGACTTGCTGGAGACGACGAAAAGCGTGCGTTCGAGGTTCACGCTCTTTTCCACGGCGCGGACGGCGTCGGGATGGGTGCTGTCGAGGACGGTGAGCGCGGGGTAGCCAGCGGTGTGGCCGAAGGTCCTGGAGAAGACTTCCGGAGCTAGGCTGGAGCCGCCCATGCCGAGGAGGACGACGTGCTCGAATCCGGCGGCGCGGACTTCCTGCACGAAAGCGGCGATAGCGGGGACGTGCGCCTGCATGGCGTCGGGCAGCGTGAGCCAACCGAGACGGTTGACGATTTCCGCGGGCTCCTTGGCCCACAGGGTGTGGTCCTTGGCCCAGAGGCGGCGGGCAAAGCCCGTGGCGTCCCAATCGGCGAGGCGCTGGTCGGCGGCGCGCTGCGCGGAGCCGAGGCTTATGCGCAGGGGATTTACGGGGCTATCGAACATCTGCGATCTTTTCGCGCTTGGCTTCGAGGGCCGTGAGGAGCTGTTTGTAGGAGTCTGCGAAAAGGGTGACGCCCTGGCTTTGCAGGGTCTCCGTGATGGCGGCGAGGTCGATGCCGGCTTTGGCCAGCCCGGCGAGAACCTGGCGGGCTTCCGCCAAGCGGCCGGTGAGGGTCAGCTTGACGGCGCCGTGATCGCGGAAGGCCTCGAGTGTGGCGGGGGGCAGGGTGTTGACGGTGTGCGGGCCGATCAACTCGTCCACGTAGAGGACGTCGGAGTAGGCGGGATTCTTGGTGCCGGTGCTGGCCCACAGCGGGCGCTGCACGCGCGCGCCTTTTTCCGCGAGTTTTTGGAAACGGGGGCTTTCGAAAACTTCCTGGAAGCGCTGGTAGACGATGCGGGAGTTGGCGATGGCGGCTTTGCCGCGCAGGGCCAGAGCGTCGGGGGAGCCGTTGCGCTCGAGCTCTTTGTCCACCAGGGTGTCCACGCGGCTGACGAAGAAAGAGGCGACGGAGGCGGCGCCCTGGGGATTCTTGTTTTTCTCGATGCCGCGGATGTAGGCCTGGGCCACGGCTTCATAGTGCGCCAGGGAAAACATCAGGGTGACGTTGACGTTGATGCCCTCGGCGATGAGCGTTTCGACGGCGAAGACGCCTTCCTTGGTGGCGGGCACCTTGATCATGAGGTTGGGGCGGGCGATGGCTTTCCACAGGCGGCGGGCTTCGCTGAGGGTGACCTGGGTGTTGTAGGCCAAGTCCGGGGCCACCTCGAAGCTGACGAAGCCGTCGGCACCGTTGGTGGAGTCGTAGACGGGACGGAGGACGTCGGCGGCCATCTGGATGTCCTCGATGGCCAGGCGCTCGTAGAGGGGAACGGTGTCCATGGCGGGATTGGCGGCCAGGGCCTGGCGCAGGGCTTCGTCGTAGTCGCTGCTGCCGGCGATGGCCTTTTCGAAAATGGTGGGATTGCTGGTCATGCCGCGGAGGCCGGCGTCGACGAGCTGCTGCAGCTCGCCGCTGGTGACCAGGGTGCGGCGGATGAAATCGAGCCAGATGGACTGGCCGAGCTTGTGCAGTTCCTGCAGGGTGTTTCCCGGAGCCATCTTAGTCCCGCCCATATTTGACCTCCAAAGCCTGAACTTTCGCGAGACGCCGCTCGTGGCGCGCTTCGTGGGAAAACTTTGCGCGGACGAAGACGCTGACCAGCTCCTCGGCGAGTTTGGAGCCGATGACGCGCGCGCCGAGGACCAGCACGTTCATGTTGTCGTGCTCCACGCCCTGATGCGCGGAGTAGGTGTCGTGGCACAGGCCGGCGCGGATGCCGGGGAGGATGTTGGCGGCGACGCTGGCGCCGACGCCGCTGCCGCAGATGAGAATGCCGCGGTCGGAGCGGCCTTCGAGGACGGCCTTGCCGATGGCTTCGGCAAAGTCCGGATAGTCGGAGGGCTGGTCGTTGAAGGAGCCGACATCGAGAGTTTCGTGGCCCAGGCCGCGCAGGAATTCGCCGATGGCGTTCTTCAGCGCGAATCCGGCGTGGTCGGAGGCGAGGGCGATTTTCATCTGGTCCTATTTTGCCAGAACTGAGCGGACCGCGGCCATCACGCTCTCGGGCACGAAGCCGAACTTCT contains:
- a CDS encoding 2-hydroxyacyl-CoA dehydratase family protein, which translates into the protein MSNTEKTDYRGQIHQLQKEMMVEWYQKLDESATTGKPPAVSLMISGNCVELLEAFDLLPLYPEVNALQLAIRRQSLEPILVAEEMGYATDNCAYVKADIGAMVKGITPAGGKLPVAALALCNFVGCNVYTKWFEHIAEFQKSPLFMLDVPFLRTDSPSKEDIAYVVRQLHDLVKQLEQISGKKFDMDRFREAVRNSARVEELWSRIKHLSRKKPSPYDAYFDAISLMGPLYVYRANPRGVHFFEVALKEYEGMVERGEGPFEKEKFRVVLEGPPPYPFFRTFRDMFAKWGACAVASTYSTVGGLWEFGFRHDPAEPFEAIALHMIENNVTNRNYLQRYDQIRRYVEEWNADGLIIHFVKSCRLFSAGQGDMRDYFTKELGIPTLYLESDIEDPRYFSEAQIKNRMDAFFESLGHAPARTVAQLGAGRAGSGIPMVPTQSPKLKVLN
- a CDS encoding acyl-CoA dehydratase activase; this translates as MKTMRYAAGVDVGSTQTKAVILQDDGNEKKMIATALVDTGANVQKAGGNGFQAACKEAGIAPEQVGYVVGTGYGRYKIQFGNTQMTEISCHARGAHFLFPNTRTVIDMGGQDSKAISIGPEGNVLDFVMNDKCAAGTGRFLANAADVLAMPLDDMGPFSLKGKNPVKITTVCTVFVESDILSYLAQGKKAEDVLSGVNLAIARRTVSLARRVPVEPAITMTGGVARNVGMVKALEDVLGVKLQISPLAHFAGAIGAALYALEKMDQDSQPGVQDGAHVANRGN
- a CDS encoding acyl-CoA dehydratase activase, which produces MLRIAGIDVGTGFTKAVVIGVASADGQTPAAEGAPEILGRASLRTGVEMEKAAREALAAALEAAGQRDAEVRYVAATGFGRHAVSFRDIQITEITSSARGARFLYPHATCVLDIGSQTTRAITLTETGRVNQFKSNDKCAAGSGSFIARATKYLEIPLEQAGEKALDADKPQAISSICAVLAESEIINHVSAGVSLENILAGIYESLADRAGMLLKRTGMGKDLVFIGGVARQRGMLRALENRLKVTVHVPENAEYVCALGAALLGLQRLRATENARRTETAGNSATVAA
- a CDS encoding CoA transferase, whose amino-acid sequence is MTPVLDSIRVVEMTEAMAGPYCAMLLGDFGADVIKVERPGVGDQARGWGPPFVGSESAYFLAANRNKRSLTLNYDQPRGAEMLQRLLATADVFVVNQPVLASLEKRGIDPQTLCAKYPRLIYCSITGYGFTGPKAGMPGYDILAQAEAGVMSFTGEPEGSPMRYPIAIADMTCGMYAVMGILGALFARERSGQGQFLEVALFDAQLTWLANAGSSYLNAGELPRRWGNAHPNIVPYQVFRGSDARHFVVGVGTQEQWKRLLPMMGLEEELGSDARFASNALRIANRTELIEKLQKRFAQEPAGFWRERLAAADIPAAAIHTVGEALEDAQTLARGLIVQLEHPALGPVKSIANPVNFANTPVSYRLPPPLLGEHTREVLQSLGYSADEMRAGEREGAL
- a CDS encoding class I fructose-bisphosphate aldolase, coding for MATTLSNSQITQYLGDKADYLLGFKAPKIARERLNLPGPDFIDRVGSLSDRNNRVLANLHRMYSTGRLRGSGYLSILPVDQGIEHSGGASFAKNPDYFDSENIVKLAIEGGCNAVASTFGVLGSVARKYAHKIPFIVKINHNELLTYPNKFDQIMFGTVKQAHDLGAAAVGATIYYGSPESARQIVEVSQAFAHAHELGMATVLWCYLRNSAFKKDKDYHVSADLTGQANHLGVTIEADIIKQKLPENNGGFQALNAEGSSYGKFDKRIYTDLSSDHPIDLCRYQVANCYMGRAGLINSGGASGANDFAEAVLTAVINKRAGGMGLISGRKAFQRPMKEGVSLLNAIQDVYLSPDVTVA
- a CDS encoding L,D-transpeptidase family protein, whose protein sequence is MRNRLQAPLLFLLPLALVAPVSLRAAPPARQEPAPPQLAGPGATLRAIIATGRLDDLRWPDFSDYRSELRDFYLPTNYALAWSANAAPTPQALALFDVFRSADDKGLNTEDYDGPRWAARIEQLRQSPTPGNLERFDAAVTVCLMRYISDLHIGKVNPRYFHFGFDIEHKKYVLSEFVRERVVRATSVKAVLAGVEPPFPVYRRIQQALQHYLALARHDSGELLPVPPRAVRPGARYPGLPRLAQLLRLLGDLPLEAHVPPRTRIYRGALVLAVKRFQERHGLEPDGLLGPDTLAQLNTPLARRIRQFQLTLERLRWLPHEFAQPPVVVNIPEYRLRAFDENLGVALSMNVVVGQAYGYETPAFADSIGEVVFRPYWNVPLSLQRDEILPALEKDPAYLVKNDFEVVTHAGELVTGELTPDVLRQLQAGTLEVRQRPGPKNALDGVKILFPNSYDVYLHGTPATELFSKARRDFSHGCIRVENPALLAAWVLRHNPGWDLEKVEAAMQSGVDRFAVTQAKDNQHVRVATPIPVLIFYATAVVTETGEARFFDDLYGYDAALEQVLARGYPYPAK
- the tal gene encoding transaldolase, which gives rise to MAPGNTLQELHKLGQSIWLDFIRRTLVTSGELQQLVDAGLRGMTSNPTIFEKAIAGSSDYDEALRQALAANPAMDTVPLYERLAIEDIQMAADVLRPVYDSTNGADGFVSFEVAPDLAYNTQVTLSEARRLWKAIARPNLMIKVPATKEGVFAVETLIAEGINVNVTLMFSLAHYEAVAQAYIRGIEKNKNPQGAASVASFFVSRVDTLVDKELERNGSPDALALRGKAAIANSRIVYQRFQEVFESPRFQKLAEKGARVQRPLWASTGTKNPAYSDVLYVDELIGPHTVNTLPPATLEAFRDHGAVKLTLTGRLAEARQVLAGLAKAGIDLAAITETLQSQGVTLFADSYKQLLTALEAKREKIADVR
- the rpiB gene encoding ribose 5-phosphate isomerase B; the protein is MKIALASDHAGFALKNAIGEFLRGLGHETLDVGSFNDQPSDYPDFAEAIGKAVLEGRSDRGILICGSGVGASVAANILPGIRAGLCHDTYSAHQGVEHDNMNVLVLGARVIGSKLAEELVSVFVRAKFSHEARHERRLAKVQALEVKYGRD